In Actinomadura citrea, a single window of DNA contains:
- a CDS encoding TetR/AcrR family transcriptional regulator, producing MSSSDTGRDRIIEAATRLFAALGYDGTSTRMIAEAAGLNVATVAYHVGGKRDLYLVVMERAHRAERQVLEKALAEITPDVEGLLTLVDRYVEFCMERPEIPALWMHRWLSDAADVAHLEDEYVRPLMEMVSEAARNVVDDRVDLDYLVWTVVWCTHGFGSGGILDQGGKRRGVDDPQAVTRFRAHIRRTVAAAIGPPAGSPG from the coding sequence ACCCGGCTGTTCGCCGCGCTCGGCTACGACGGGACGTCCACCCGGATGATCGCCGAGGCCGCCGGGCTCAACGTCGCCACCGTGGCCTACCACGTCGGCGGCAAGCGCGACCTCTACCTCGTCGTCATGGAGCGCGCCCACCGGGCCGAGCGGCAGGTGCTGGAGAAGGCGCTCGCCGAGATCACCCCGGACGTGGAGGGCCTCCTCACCCTCGTCGACCGGTACGTCGAGTTCTGCATGGAGCGGCCCGAGATCCCCGCGCTGTGGATGCACCGGTGGCTCTCGGACGCCGCCGACGTCGCCCATCTGGAGGACGAGTACGTCCGGCCGCTGATGGAGATGGTCAGCGAGGCCGCCCGCAACGTCGTGGACGACCGGGTAGACCTCGACTACCTCGTGTGGACGGTCGTCTGGTGCACGCACGGGTTCGGCTCGGGCGGCATCCTCGACCAGGGCGGGAAGCGCCGGGGGGTGGACGACCCGCAGGCGGTCACCCGGTTCCGCGCCCACATCCGCCGGACGGTCGCCGCGGCGATCGGCCCGCCCGCCGGCAGCCCCGGATGA